Proteins encoded by one window of Candidatus Nitrosocosmicus hydrocola:
- a CDS encoding nucleotidyltransferase family protein — protein sequence MKAVILAGGFGKRLKPITDNRPKPMIEILGKPIIEWQIKLLSKNNIREIIVCVGYLKEQIINHIASGNKFDVNVAYMVEEEPLGTGGALKNTQSLLKDEKNGFFMINGDILTNIEFNALSHKNEFNSIAVVPLKSPFGIVDFNDELFVTGFKEKPNILDKWINAGVYFFNQEIFNFLPDKGNIETTALPAMANEQKLRAKKFEKSFWKSIDSHKDIEESSKELAKFYSK from the coding sequence TTGAAAGCAGTAATATTAGCAGGGGGATTTGGAAAACGACTTAAACCAATTACAGATAACCGACCAAAACCTATGATTGAAATTTTAGGAAAACCAATTATTGAATGGCAGATAAAATTATTGTCGAAGAACAATATAAGGGAGATAATTGTCTGTGTAGGATATCTAAAGGAACAAATAATTAACCACATCGCTAGCGGAAACAAATTCGATGTGAATGTAGCCTATATGGTTGAAGAAGAACCTCTAGGAACTGGAGGAGCTTTAAAAAATACTCAATCATTGCTAAAGGACGAGAAAAACGGTTTTTTTATGATTAATGGAGATATTTTGACAAATATAGAATTTAATGCGTTATCCCATAAGAATGAATTCAATTCAATCGCTGTGGTACCATTAAAGAGCCCTTTTGGGATTGTCGATTTTAACGATGAACTATTTGTTACAGGATTCAAAGAAAAACCTAACATCTTGGACAAATGGATTAATGCCGGTGTTTACTTTTTTAATCAAGAGATATTTAATTTTCTTCCTGATAAAGGGAACATAGAAACTACCGCTCTTCCCGCTATGGCAAATGAACAAAAACTAAGAGCAAAAAAATTTGAAAAATCATTTTGGAAATCAATAGATTCCCATAAAGACATAGAAGAATCTTCTAAGGAATTAGCTAAATTTTATTCTAAATAG
- a CDS encoding aminotransferase class I/II-fold pyridoxal phosphate-dependent enzyme, producing the protein MLDKSNSIYFRNVLDNLKNEHLFRQLRIVNEIPSSRNRDPALNICDFSSNDYLALSKNKILIEKLQKVSNNSISQCSSRLISGNTSSLEELERSLSTHRNSETALVYPTGYMANLGVISCIADKSTAIFSDELNHASIIDACKLSDAKTYVFSHNNTIELEQKILSSKENRKIIITEGIFSMNGDFAKLVEISKIAAMYCCILIVDDAHGDFIVGSKKLKNYSGTPSLFDVDRYVDIHISSLSKGLGCFGGYVSCPELIRNFLINKSRSFIFTSALPDFMCEIATSSIKLAKKGTQQEKLEKNINYFHNFAKEQDIPGLAKNIQTPIIPIIIGSEKKTVTISRKLQTRGFYVHGIRYPTVKKNEGQLRVSLSAAHTYDQISDLIENIVHLLKQ; encoded by the coding sequence GTGTTAGATAAAAGTAATTCAATCTATTTTAGAAACGTTTTAGACAACCTAAAGAATGAACATTTATTCAGGCAACTAAGAATAGTTAATGAGATTCCCTCATCTAGAAATCGAGATCCTGCATTAAATATTTGTGATTTCTCTTCAAACGATTACCTGGCATTATCCAAGAATAAAATTTTGATTGAGAAACTTCAAAAAGTATCAAATAATTCTATATCCCAATGTAGTTCAAGACTAATTAGTGGCAACACTTCATCACTCGAAGAATTGGAGAGATCATTATCTACACATAGAAACTCTGAAACAGCGTTGGTTTATCCAACGGGTTATATGGCAAATCTAGGTGTAATCAGTTGTATTGCAGACAAAAGTACCGCGATATTTAGCGACGAGCTAAATCATGCAAGCATTATTGACGCCTGTAAATTATCGGATGCAAAGACATACGTGTTCTCTCATAACAATACAATTGAGCTTGAACAAAAAATATTGAGTTCAAAAGAAAATAGAAAAATAATTATTACTGAAGGGATTTTTAGTATGAATGGCGATTTTGCTAAATTAGTTGAAATTTCTAAAATCGCTGCGATGTATTGTTGTATATTAATTGTCGATGACGCGCATGGTGATTTTATTGTCGGGAGTAAAAAATTGAAAAATTATTCGGGGACTCCCAGTTTGTTTGATGTTGATAGATACGTGGACATTCATATTAGTAGTTTGAGCAAAGGGTTAGGTTGTTTTGGCGGCTACGTTAGCTGTCCAGAGTTGATCAGAAATTTTTTGATTAATAAGTCCAGATCATTCATTTTTACTTCTGCCCTGCCTGACTTCATGTGCGAAATAGCTACCTCCTCTATCAAACTAGCAAAAAAAGGAACTCAACAAGAAAAACTAGAAAAGAATATCAACTACTTTCATAATTTTGCTAAGGAGCAAGATATTCCAGGATTAGCTAAAAATATACAAACTCCTATTATTCCCATTATTATTGGATCTGAGAAAAAAACTGTTACTATTTCAAGGAAGTTACAAACACGCGGTTTCTATGTTCATGGAATTAGGTATCCTACCGTTAAGAAGAATGAGGGACAGTTAAGGGTTTCCTTATCTGCCGCACATACATACGACCAAATTTCAGATCTAATTGAAAATATTGTTCATCTTCTAAAACAGTAA
- a CDS encoding LLM class flavin-dependent oxidoreductase, whose translation MKNKIAFSTGSLLNTKQILNFSSNVDTNENVHSIWTPESWGKEAFSLLGAISQVTNRVKIGTSIINIYTRTPATIGMGAITLDMLSNQRLILGLGTSTPPLIENLHGLKFKYPLLRMREYVESLKLLFKTGKATYEGRIIKISDFELLEHSRDAIPIYVAGVNTKMLNLSKQIADGFILYLKPKEEIKTLMREAGRHRFNRPFTKTTVIITSVSNSDPSKAVKRAAKTLVFYIAVGKFYYNYLLKTRYGEVVKKIYSDYHKYGINEAIRNITPEILNDFVVAGSVNECIDQIKGFMKIGIDLPILQVNPTTGSDGSICFKDFFDL comes from the coding sequence ATGAAAAACAAAATAGCATTCAGCACAGGATCCCTATTAAATACTAAACAAATCCTGAATTTTTCTTCGAATGTTGATACCAATGAAAATGTTCACTCAATTTGGACACCCGAATCATGGGGTAAGGAAGCGTTCTCATTACTAGGAGCTATCTCCCAAGTTACAAATAGAGTTAAAATAGGAACATCCATTATTAATATTTACACTAGAACCCCTGCAACTATAGGTATGGGAGCAATAACATTGGACATGCTCTCTAATCAGCGACTTATTCTGGGGTTGGGTACAAGCACCCCTCCACTAATAGAAAACTTGCATGGACTAAAATTCAAATATCCGCTTTTAAGAATGAGAGAATATGTGGAATCCCTTAAATTGTTATTTAAGACAGGGAAAGCGACATATGAAGGTCGTATTATCAAGATATCAGATTTTGAACTTTTAGAACATTCCAGAGACGCTATACCAATTTATGTGGCCGGAGTCAATACAAAAATGCTTAATCTTTCAAAACAAATCGCGGACGGATTTATTTTATACCTAAAACCAAAAGAAGAAATAAAAACTCTAATGCGCGAGGCTGGCAGACATAGATTCAATAGGCCCTTCACTAAGACAACAGTAATTATTACATCAGTGTCTAATAGTGATCCCTCCAAGGCTGTGAAGCGTGCTGCAAAAACTTTGGTGTTTTATATAGCGGTTGGAAAATTCTATTATAATTATTTGCTCAAGACAAGATATGGAGAAGTAGTAAAAAAAATCTATTCTGACTATCATAAATATGGTATTAACGAAGCAATAAGAAATATTACACCAGAAATTCTAAATGATTTCGTAGTTGCCGGAAGTGTAAATGAATGTATAGACCAAATCAAAGGATTTATGAAAATAGGTATTGATTTGCCAATATTGCAAGTCAATCCTACCACAGGTTCTGATGGAAGTATCTGTTTCAAGGACTTTTTTGATTTATGA